The following are encoded in a window of uncultured Pseudomonas sp. genomic DNA:
- a CDS encoding ABC-type transport auxiliary lipoprotein family protein produces MTALRFPGILLLVGMLGLTGCVRHQQASLYQLDSGDIRVPTAEQGVAVLLGPVAIADYLQREALLQRQADGSLTAADNASWAGSLAADIDQQLIRQLASRLDSQRLVLAPATAGFVPQVRLGLSITRLDSGPQRPAVLEAQWRLAGADGKLIDGRLVHLEEGHNGSIVDQVRAQSLVVQQLVEQLAVAVETQGKPAPKAPAAVRKPAPVKPAPPAAPRIPVVEPMRGEGEVFRF; encoded by the coding sequence ATGACTGCACTGCGTTTTCCCGGGATTTTACTGCTGGTTGGCATGCTTGGCCTGACGGGTTGTGTGCGCCATCAACAAGCGTCGCTGTACCAGCTCGACAGTGGCGACATCCGCGTGCCCACAGCCGAGCAGGGCGTTGCCGTGTTACTTGGCCCGGTAGCGATTGCTGATTATCTGCAGCGTGAGGCGCTGTTACAGCGTCAGGCCGATGGCAGCCTGACTGCTGCGGACAATGCAAGCTGGGCCGGTAGCCTGGCGGCTGATATTGATCAGCAGTTAATTCGCCAGCTGGCCTCGCGGCTGGACAGCCAGCGCTTGGTGTTGGCGCCGGCTACGGCGGGGTTCGTGCCACAGGTGCGTTTGGGCCTGTCGATTACCCGCCTAGACTCCGGCCCGCAGCGCCCGGCAGTGCTGGAAGCGCAGTGGCGACTGGCCGGTGCTGACGGCAAGCTGATCGACGGGCGCTTGGTGCACCTGGAAGAAGGCCATAACGGCAGCATCGTCGATCAGGTGCGGGCGCAGAGTTTGGTGGTGCAGCAGTTGGTCGAGCAATTGGCCGTGGCCGTGGAAACCCAGGGTAAGCCAGCGCCTAAGGCCCCCGCGGCGGTGCGCAAACCAGCACCAGTAAAGCCTGCGCCGCCCGCTGCGCCGCGTATTCCAGTGGTTGAGCCGATGCGCGGGGAAGGCGAGGTCTTCCGCTTCTAG